A window of the Scleropages formosus chromosome 21, fSclFor1.1, whole genome shotgun sequence genome harbors these coding sequences:
- the med27 gene encoding mediator of RNA polymerase II transcription subunit 27 yields MADVMNVGVNLEAFSQAISAIQALRSSVTRVFDSLKDGMKNKETLEGREKNFISEFQENLQAVNRDLNELERLSNLVGRPSESHPLHNSGLLSLDPVQDKTPLYSQLLQAYKWSNKLQYHAGLASSLLNQQSLKRSANQMGASAKRRPKVQPSALALPPQYVDDVISRICRMFPDMTIELSRPNGTSAVLLVTLGKVLKAILVMRSLFIDRTIVRGFNENVYSEDGKLDIWSKSNYQVFQKVTDHATTALLHYQLPQMPDVVVRSFMTWLRSYIKLFQTPCQRCGKFLQDGLPPTWRDFRTLEASHDTCRQ; encoded by the exons atggcGGATGTGATGAACGTTGGGGTGAATTTGGAAGCATTTTCTCAAGCAATAAGCGCAATACAGGCGCTGCGTTCGAGCGTTACTCGAGTTTTCGACTCTTTGAAAGatggtatgaaaaataaagaaacgcTTGAAGGGCGGGAGAAAAATTTTATCTCTGAGTTTCAAGAAAATCTGCAAGCGGTGAACAGAGACCTGAA TGAATTGGAACGTCTCAGCAACCTGGTCGGCAGACCTTCAGAAAGCCACCCCCTTCATAACAGTGGTCTGCTGAGTTTAGATCCCGTCCAGGATAAGACCCCTCTCTACAGCCAGTTGTTGCAGGCATACAAGTGGTCCAATAAG TTGCAGTACCATGCTGGACTAGCATCCAGCCTGCTGAACCAGCAGTCTCTCAAGCGCTCTGCTAATCAAATGGGCGCCTCTGCTAAGAGACGTCCCAAAGTCCAGCCAAGTGCCCTGGCTTTGCCCCCACA GTATGTAGATGATGTAATATCAAGGATCTGCAGAATGTTTCCTGACATGACGATTGAACTTTCCAGACCCAATGGGACATCAGCAGTACTTTTG GTCACGCTAGGAAAAGTGCTAAAAGCCATACTGGTGATGCGGAGCCTTTTTATCGACCGGACTATCGTCAGGGGGTTTAATGAGAACGTCTATTCTGAAGATGGCAAG ctggacATCTGGTCAAAATCAAATTACCAGGTGTTTCAGAAG GTCACAGATCATGCCACCACAGCTCTGCTGCACTACCAACTCCCCCAGATGCCAGATGTAGTGGTACGCTCTTTTATG ACGTGGCTGAGGAGCTATATCAAGCTCTTCCAGACCCCATGTCAGCGCTGTGGGAAGTTTCTGCAAGATGGTTTGCCCCCAACCTGGAGGGACTTTCGTACGCTGGAGGCATCGCATGACACATGCAGACAGTGA
- the LOC108920142 gene encoding netrin-G2-like, with product MCQTPLLLLLPLLLRSFTGTLGQYEVCKSPVSADTGAPWELYACQPSSMPTKEFMQIKVEPPGITCGNPPERFCTLENPYLCSDECDASNPDLAHPPQLMQDRERGGPLTYWQTITWRRYPEPLLANVTLSWNKSLEVTDDIQVTFEYGRPTAMVLDKSLDYGRTWQPYQFYADDCMDAFAMPPKAVEELSASNATRVICTERYSRWVGSRNDKSVRFEVRARFAIFAGPRLLDMDNLYALMESAKGLRDFFTFTNLRLRLLRPALGGTYVQRENLDKYFYAISNIEVPARCKCNLHADKCTFRDGNLECQCDHNTAGQDCNRCKSGFQAKPWTPGSYLPAPNGSPNACTSSFCFGNCECYGHSNRCSYIDFLNIVTCISCKHNTRGQKCQHCRQGYFRNASAELNDENVCIECNCNETGSIHDRCNEMGYCRCKEGVTGIRCEECLPGYYWNQGCIPNFCDEELVLCQNGGTCVENQQCLCTPEFKGVLCERSVCEKEGGCDAAWASDPSLPTMLLCILPSVLTALTAH from the exons ATGTGTCAAAcgccgctgctcctcctcctcccgctgctGCTGCGGTCTTTCACCGGGACCCTCGGCCAGTATGAGGTGTGCAAGTCGCCGGTGAGCGCAGACACCGGGGCACCGTGGGAACTGTACGCCTGCCAGCCGAGCTCCATGCCGACCAAAGAGTTCATGCAGATCAAGGTGGAACCACCTGGCATCACCTGCGGAAACCCCCCCGAGAGGTTCTGCACCCTG GAGAACCCGTATTTGTGCAGCGACGAGTGCGACGCCTCGAACCCTGACCTGGCGCACCCGCCGCAGCTGATGCAGGACCGCGAGCGCGGCGGCCCGCTCACCTACTGGCAGACGATCACGTGGCGTCGCTACCCAGAGCCGCTGCTCGCCAACGTCACTCTGAGCTGGAACAAGAGCCTGGAAGTGACGGACGACATCCAGGTGACCTTTGAGTACGGCAGGCCTACCGCCATGGTGCTGGACAAGTCCCTGGACTACGGGCGCACGTGGCAACCCTACCAGTTCTACGCCGACGACTGCATGGATGCGTTCGCTATGCCGCCCAAGGCGGTGGAGGAGCTGTCGGCGTCGAACGCGACCCGGGTCATTTGCACGGAGCGGTACTCCCGCTGGGTGGGCTCCAGGAACGACAAGAGCGTGCGCTTCGAGGTGCGGGCGCGCTTCGCCATCTTCGCCGGCCCCAGGCTCCTCGACATGGACAACCTGTACGCGCTCATGGAGAGCGCCAAGGGCCTGCGAGACTTCTTCACCTTCACCAACCTGCGTCTGCGGCTGCTCCGGCCCGCACTGGGCGGCACCTACGTGCAGCGGGAAAACCTCGACAAGTATTTCTACGCCATATCCAACATCGAGGTGCCGGCAAG GTGCAAGTGTAACCTTCATGCCGACAAGTGCACATTTCGGGATGGAAACCTGGAGTGCCAGTGTGATCACAACACCGCTGGCCAAGACTGCAATCGATGCAAAAGTGGCTTCCAAGCCAAGCCCTGGACGCCGGGATCTTACCTGCCCGCCCCTAACGGGTCACCGAATGCCTGTAC GAGCTCTTTCTGCTTCGGGA ACTGCGAGTGCTACGGACACTCGAACCGCTGCAGCTACATTGACTTTCTGAACATCGTGACTTGCATCAGCTGCAAACACAACACCAGAGGGCAAAAATGCCAGCACTGCCGCCAGGGATACTTCCGGAATGCTTCCGCTGAGCTGAACGATGAGAATGTTTGCATCG AGTGTAATTGCAACGAGACTGGCTCCATTCACGACCGCTGTAATGAAATGGGCTACTGCCGGTGTAAAGAGGGCGTTACCGGGATACGGTGCGAAGAATGCCTACCTGGATACTACTGGAACCAAGGCTGCATTC caaaTTTTTGTGATGAGGAGCTGGTTCTCTGCCAGAACGGAGGTACCTGTGTGGAGAACCAGCAGTGCTTGTGCACCCCGGAGTTCAAGGGTGTCCTGTGTGAGCGGTCCGTGTGCGAGAAGGAAGGTGGCTGCGATGCGGCTTGGGCGTCCGACCCCAGCCTCCCCACAATGCTGCTCTGCATCTTGCCCAGTGTCCTTACCGCACTGACAGCCCACTGA
- the tfip11 gene encoding tuftelin-interacting protein 11, with protein MSMSHLYGRRAPAGEGEEEEEEGVEVESFEVTDWDLANEFNPERRRHRQTKEEATYGIWAERDSDEERPSFDGKRTKDYSAPVNFVSAGLRKTAADEEDEDEEDEEEGGGRPVASARDAAPKKLLTGGNFKSSQKTFAGGIRPGQDLGQWEKHTRGIGQKLLQKMGYVPGKGLGKNAQGIVNPIEAKVRKGKGAVGAYGTERTQQSLQDFPVLDSEEEEEKEFQRELGQWRREPGVGKKKPKYSFKTVEELKARGKLAGKSMSAPAAELAQVKVIDMTGREQKVYYSYSQMSQKHSVPEEAPLSVGTKATGFTLPELEHNLQLLIDVTEQDILQSARQLQHERDVVVTLTHESSALQSRLAEDQKTLERLEEVLELVERFEGAGGAGGSALTLQECVCVFEKLQTEYYQEYKVLGLADLAVSVVHPLLRERLRSWDPLKDSVFGLEEVGRWRAILESGQQPHSAPDSSHMDPYHRMLWEVWVPVMRSTVSQWQPRNVGPMVDCMESWSPLLPVWILDHVLEQLIFPRLQREVESWNPLTDTVPIHSWLHPWLPLMQTRLEPLYPPIRSKLAHALQRWHPSDGSARLILQPWKDVFTPGAWEAFMVKNIVPKLALCLGELVVNPHQQHMDPFHWVMDWEGMLSLSSLVGLLDKNFFPKWLQVLCSWLSNSPNYEEITKWYLGWKSMFSDAVLAHPLVKEKFNEALDIMNRAVSSGIGGYLQPGARENIAYLTHTERRKDFQYEALQERREAESVAQRAIGVTSVPTNFKDLIQAKAEENNIVFMPLVAKRHEGKQLYTFGRIVIYIDRGVVFVQGEKTWVPTSLQSLIDMAK; from the exons ATGTCCATGTCCCATCTGTACGGCCGCAGGGCCCCGgcgggagagggagaggaggaggaggaggaaggggtcGAGGTGGAGAGCTTCGAGGTCACCGACTGGGACCTGGCCAACGAGTTCAACCCCGAGCGCCGCAGGCACCGGCAGACCAAGGAGGAGGCCACCTACGGCATATGGGCCGAACGCGACTCGGACGAGGAGAGGCCGAGCTTCGACGGCAAGAG GACAAAGGATTACTCGGCGCCAGTCAATTTCGTGAGCGCAGGACTGCGCAAAACCGCCGCTGATGAAGAGGACGAGGATgaagaggacgaggaggagggaggggggcgcCCTGTGGCGTCGGCACGTGACGCTGCCCCGAAGAAGCTGCTCACT GGTGGAAACTTCAAGAGCTCTCAGAAGACCTTTGCAGGGGGTATTCGACCGGGGCAGGACCTGGGACAGTGGGAAAAGCACACGCGAGGGATTGGCCAGAAGCTCCTGCAGAAGATGGGTTACGTGCCAGGGAAAGGGCTGGGGAAGAACGCTCAAG GTATCGTGAATCCCATCGAGGCCAAGGTGCGCAAGGGGAAGGGAGCAGTGGGGGCCTACGGCACGGAGCGCACGCAGCAGTCCCTGCAGGATTTCCCAGTGCTCGActcagaagaggaggaggagaag GAGTTTCAGCGTGAGCTGGGCCAGTGGAGGCGCGAGCCAGGCGTCGGCAAGAAGAAGCCCAAGTACTCCTTCAAAACAGTGGAGGAGCTCAAGGCCCGTGGGAAACTGGCAGGCAAGAGCATGAGCGCCCCTGCAGCGGAGCTGGCACAGGTCAAG GTGATTGACATGACGGGCCGGGAGCAGAAGGTGTACTACAGCTACAGCCAGATGAGCCAGAAGCACAGCGTACCAGAGGAGGCGCCTCTCAGCGTCGGGACGAAGGCGACGGGCTTCACGCTGCCCGAGCTGGAGCACAACCTGCAGCTGCTGATCGATGTGACAGAGCAGGACATTCTGCAG AGTGCGCGGCAGCTGCAGCATGAGCGCGACGTCGTCGTGACGCTGACGCACGAGAGCTCCGCTCTCCAGAGCAGGCTGGCCGAGGATCAGAAAACCCTGGAGCGCCTCGAGGAGGTGCTCGAGCTCGTGGAGCGCTTCGAAGGGGCCGGTGGCGCCGGAGGCAGCGCGCTCACcctgcaggagtgtgtgtgtgtcttcgaGAAGCTGCAGACCGAGTATTACCAAGAGTACAAGGTGCTGGGCCTGGCCGACTTGGCTGTGTCAGTGGTCCACCCGCTGCTCAGGGAGAGATTGCGCAGCTGGGATCCCCTGAAG GACAGCGTGTTTGGCCTGGAGGAGGTGGGCAGGTGGCGAGCCATTCTGGAGTCTGGGCAGCAGCCTCACAGCGCCCCCGACAGTTCGCACATGGACCCCTACCACAG GATGCTCTGGGAAGTGTGGGTGCCAGTGATGAGGAGCACAGTGTCCCAGTGGCAGCCCAGGAACGTGGGGCCCATGGTGGACTGTATGGAGAGCTGGTCCCCCTTGCTACCCGTCTGGATCCTGGACCACGTGCTGGAGCAGCTCATCTTCCCCAGGCTGCAGAGAGAG GTTGAGAGCTGGAACCCGCTGACGGACACCGTGCCCATCCACTCGTGGCTGCACCCCTGGCTGCCACTCATGCAGACCCGTCTGGAGCCGCTGTACCCGCCCATCCGCAGCAAGCTGGCTCACGCCCTGCAGCGCTGGCACCCTAGCGACGGCTCTGCCCGCCTCATTCTGCAGCCCTGGAAGGATGTCTTCACCCCAGGCGCCTGGGAGGCCTTCATGGTCAAGAACATCGTGCCCAAACTGG CCCTGTGTTTGGGGGAGTTGGTGGTCAACCCACACCAGCAGCACATGGACCCCTTCCACTGGGTTATGGACTGGGAGGGCATGCTGTCGCTCTCCAGTTTGGTGGGGCTCCTGGACAAGAACTTCTTCCCCAAGTGGTTGCAG GTGCTCTGTTCCTGGCTTAGCAACAGCCCCAACTACGAGGAGATCACCAAGTGGTACCTGGGCTGGAAGTCCATGTTCTCAGATGCTGTGCTGGCCCATCCGTTGGTCAAAGAGAAGTTTAACGAAGCGCTGGACATCATGAATCGTGCCGTGTCATCTGGGATAG GAGGGTATCTGCAGCCCGGGGCCCGGGAGAACATCGCCTACCTGACGCACACGGAACGGCGCAAGGACTTCCAGTATGAGGCGCTGCAGGAGCGGCGCGAGGCAGAAAGCGTGGCACAGCGAGCCATCGGGGTGACCAGCGTGCCCACCAACTTCAAGGACCTGATCCAGGCCAAAGCCGAGGAGAACAATATAGTCTTCATGCCCCTGGTGGCAAAGCGGCACGAGGGCAAGCAGCTGTACACGTTCGGGCGCATTGTGATTTACATCGACCGCGGCGTTGTGTTTGTGCAGGGCGAGAAGACCTGGGTTCCCACCTCCCTGCAGAGCCTCATTGACATGGCCAAGTGA